The following are encoded in a window of Fretibacter rubidus genomic DNA:
- a CDS encoding phosphoribosyltransferase yields the protein MDKVFIDAEAMLKDSFELGLRIAESDYHPSFVIGIWRGGAPIAIAIQELLDVMGYPTDHASLRTSSYGGGTTSRRVEVFGLAPVAKSLRPADRVLIVDDTFDTGRSVDAVITQLREAGVSCEIRVATLYFKPTLNKTERVPDYHLYETDKWLVFPHELRGADLNELKSRGLLPERIFTHKLTL from the coding sequence ATGGATAAGGTTTTTATAGACGCCGAAGCGATGTTAAAAGATAGCTTTGAGCTTGGACTGCGTATCGCAGAGTCTGATTACCACCCTAGCTTTGTTATTGGTATTTGGCGCGGCGGAGCCCCTATCGCCATTGCAATTCAGGAATTGCTAGACGTCATGGGCTATCCGACGGATCATGCCTCTTTGCGAACATCATCTTATGGGGGCGGCACAACATCCCGCCGCGTAGAGGTTTTTGGCCTAGCCCCTGTTGCGAAATCCCTGCGCCCCGCTGACCGCGTTTTAATTGTTGATGATACATTTGATACAGGCCGCAGCGTCGATGCCGTTATTACCCAATTGCGCGAGGCAGGGGTGAGCTGCGAGATACGGGTCGCAACGCTCTATTTTAAACCGACACTCAACAAAACAGAGCGCGTGCCCGATTACCATCTTTATGAAACCGATAAATGGCTCGTTTTTCCACATGAACTGCGCGGCGCAGACTTAAACGAGCTTAAATCTCGCGGCTTGTTACCAGAGCGCATATTCACACATAAATTGACATTATAG
- the gap gene encoding type I glyceraldehyde-3-phosphate dehydrogenase — translation MSLSIAINGFGRIGRNVLRALIETGRTDMKVVAINDLADAASLARLLKYDSVHGRFKADVSVDGDDIIVNGHRIAVYGERDPADLPWAKHGIDVAMECTGFFLTQDTAGKHITAGAKRVLISAPAKDDSKTIVYGINHDTINTDDVILSNASCTTNALAPLASLLHNEYGIESGMMTTIHAYTGDQPTHDSVHRDPYRGRAAALSMVPTSTGAAKAISKVIPELAGVLDGVAIRVPTPNVSAVDLTVNLKKATTVEAVQALFKTAAQGPLAGVMGYVEDKLVSIDFNHDPHSTSFVHDGVYVNNGTMLRVLSWYDNEWGFSNRMLDTASVMAKYL, via the coding sequence ATGAGCCTTTCAATAGCCATTAACGGATTTGGCCGCATTGGCCGCAATGTACTGCGCGCCCTTATCGAGACAGGCCGCACCGATATGAAAGTCGTTGCGATTAACGATCTTGCCGATGCGGCGTCGCTCGCACGGCTTTTAAAATATGACAGTGTTCACGGCCGATTTAAAGCTGACGTATCAGTGGATGGTGACGACATCATTGTGAACGGCCACCGGATTGCCGTTTACGGCGAGCGCGACCCAGCGGACCTCCCTTGGGCAAAGCACGGCATTGATGTCGCGATGGAATGCACCGGGTTTTTCCTGACCCAAGATACAGCGGGCAAGCATATCACGGCAGGCGCGAAACGTGTCCTCATCTCGGCCCCAGCAAAAGACGATAGCAAGACCATTGTCTACGGTATTAATCACGACACGATTAATACTGACGATGTCATCTTGTCCAACGCGTCCTGTACAACCAATGCCTTGGCCCCCCTCGCCTCTCTCCTGCACAATGAATACGGCATAGAGAGCGGCATGATGACGACTATTCACGCCTATACAGGTGACCAGCCCACCCACGATAGCGTTCACCGCGACCCCTACCGTGGCCGCGCTGCCGCCCTATCGATGGTCCCCACATCAACGGGTGCTGCCAAAGCCATTTCAAAAGTCATCCCAGAGCTTGCAGGTGTACTGGACGGTGTTGCCATTCGCGTTCCAACGCCCAATGTATCGGCTGTCGATTTGACCGTGAATTTGAAAAAAGCCACGACCGTCGAAGCCGTTCAAGCCCTATTTAAAACAGCCGCGCAAGGCCCACTTGCGGGCGTGATGGGTTATGTGGAGGACAAGCTTGTCAGTATTGATTTCAACCATGACCCCCACTCCACAAGCTTTGTGCATGACGGTGTCTATGTGAATAATGGCACTATGTTACGGGTTCTTTCGTGGTATGATAATGAGTGGGGCTTTTCAAACCGTATGCTCGACACGGCGTCCGTCATGGCGAAATATCTATAA
- a CDS encoding acyl-CoA thioesterase produces the protein MFTRDELLSFMHVEEIDSLLFQGKSLQMGLPRVFGGQVLGQVLNAAVRTVADDRHPHSLHGYFLRPGDISRPIIYEVDPIRDGRSFSTRRVVGKQKGEAIFNASVSFQIKEPGLSHQYDMPTSVPHFSELQSDIDYITALSKKDDSVSVEIYRAMNLVFDEDIVEFRTPHVAEQIKPGNVTDSYGFWFKFHDGIGDDPITHQTLLAFISDKGLMSTALRAHPVSFTTHKIIGASLDHAMWFHDDIKVNDWIYYHIDSPRSSGARGLNRGSFYNADGVLIASTAQEGLMRVVGKKDGA, from the coding sequence ATGTTTACACGTGATGAGCTTTTATCTTTCATGCATGTCGAAGAAATCGACAGCCTTTTATTTCAGGGAAAATCCTTGCAAATGGGGCTGCCGCGCGTCTTTGGCGGACAGGTTTTAGGCCAAGTCTTAAATGCGGCTGTACGCACTGTGGCCGATGACCGTCACCCACATTCACTCCATGGTTATTTCCTGCGACCCGGTGATATTTCTCGGCCGATTATATATGAAGTTGATCCTATTCGCGACGGGCGCAGTTTTTCGACCCGCCGTGTTGTAGGCAAGCAAAAGGGCGAAGCGATTTTTAACGCATCTGTGTCGTTCCAAATCAAAGAGCCAGGGCTATCCCACCAATATGATATGCCGACGTCTGTTCCGCATTTTTCAGAGCTACAATCCGATATTGATTATATCACAGCACTATCCAAAAAAGACGATAGTGTGTCTGTTGAAATCTATCGCGCCATGAATTTGGTCTTTGATGAGGACATCGTTGAATTTCGGACACCCCATGTTGCTGAGCAAATCAAACCTGGAAATGTGACAGATAGCTATGGTTTCTGGTTTAAATTTCACGACGGTATCGGCGATGATCCGATTACGCATCAAACGTTACTCGCGTTTATCTCTGACAAAGGCCTCATGAGCACAGCGCTTCGTGCGCATCCTGTTAGTTTTACAACCCATAAAATTATCGGCGCGAGCCTTGATCACGCCATGTGGTTCCATGACGATATAAAGGTCAATGATTGGATTTATTACCATATCGATAGCCCCCGATCCAGCGGGGCGCGGGGCCTTAATCGTGGTAGTTTTTATAACGCCGACGGGGTGTTGATTGCCTCTACCGCACAAGAAGGCCTCATGCGGGTCGTCGGCAAAAAAGACGGCGCATAA
- a CDS encoding ROK family protein, translating to MWGVKDTILVGDVGGTNVRLGLADKGADGKLILTQFSKVRGDDVGSLDDAIDQFLAETHFKPRHVCMALAGPVANGEVSLTNREWHISETALSKRFGFDNVRLYNDFTAMARSVPELQANDFRSLHKGTQVPGKPVLVAGPGTGFGTSTIIQINGRWHVISGEGGHQAWAPQSEAETELLHILQKSHDFVSLELVSSGHGMDTVHSAICERHGLAYKKMRPADILTAAHSGDAVCREVCEVRGAAVMGALGDMAMIFGAQGGIVLAGGVSERLVDFIDTPKALSRFTNRGPMSDYVADIPVDLLLNSAAPLFGVAALYLDSMS from the coding sequence ATGTGGGGTGTCAAAGATACGATTTTAGTCGGCGATGTTGGCGGTACAAATGTACGCCTAGGTTTGGCCGATAAAGGTGCAGACGGTAAGCTGATCTTGACGCAATTTTCAAAAGTACGTGGTGATGACGTCGGCAGTCTTGATGACGCGATTGATCAATTTCTCGCCGAGACACATTTTAAACCGCGCCATGTCTGTATGGCGCTTGCGGGCCCTGTTGCCAATGGAGAAGTCAGCCTAACCAACCGAGAATGGCATATATCAGAGACCGCTCTGTCAAAGCGGTTCGGCTTTGACAATGTTCGACTTTATAATGATTTCACCGCCATGGCGCGTTCTGTCCCCGAACTCCAAGCCAATGATTTTCGCTCACTCCACAAAGGCACTCAAGTCCCCGGAAAGCCCGTTTTGGTTGCAGGGCCGGGTACTGGTTTTGGCACATCAACGATTATACAGATTAATGGCCGCTGGCACGTTATTAGCGGTGAAGGCGGACATCAGGCATGGGCACCCCAATCTGAAGCTGAAACTGAATTATTACATATTTTACAAAAGTCCCATGATTTTGTTTCGCTAGAACTGGTTAGCTCTGGGCACGGCATGGATACAGTGCATTCAGCAATTTGTGAGCGTCACGGATTAGCCTATAAGAAAATGCGTCCTGCCGATATCCTGACCGCCGCCCATTCCGGAGACGCCGTTTGTCGCGAGGTATGCGAAGTGCGCGGGGCCGCAGTCATGGGCGCTCTTGGTGATATGGCGATGATATTTGGGGCGCAAGGCGGTATTGTACTTGCCGGTGGCGTTTCAGAACGTCTTGTCGATTTCATTGATACACCCAAAGCGCTCAGTCGTTTTACGAACAGGGGTCCCATGAGCGATTACGTTGCCGACATACCCGTTGACCTTTTACTCAATTCAGCAGCCCCCTTATTTGGTGTTGCCGCACTTTATTTGGATAGCATGTCATAA
- a CDS encoding cytochrome c-type biogenesis protein: protein MFALTVLAQGPNEAELEARAKDVGHMLRCVVCQNQSIEESDASLAEDMRRLVRSRLKNGDTDAEVIDFMRERYGDYVLLKPPVQRNTYILWFAPFGIALLGGVWFVVSARRKHTAETVAPLSEDERQILDGILHSKE from the coding sequence ATGTTTGCGCTTACAGTCTTAGCGCAAGGCCCGAATGAGGCGGAGCTTGAGGCCCGCGCCAAAGATGTTGGTCACATGCTGCGCTGCGTTGTGTGTCAAAATCAATCCATTGAAGAATCAGATGCTAGCCTTGCCGAAGATATGCGGCGCCTTGTGCGCTCTCGGTTAAAAAATGGCGACACAGATGCAGAAGTCATAGATTTTATGCGCGAACGCTACGGCGATTATGTGCTGTTAAAACCGCCTGTTCAGCGCAACACTTATATATTGTGGTTCGCACCTTTTGGTATCGCTCTGCTAGGCGGTGTGTGGTTTGTCGTATCGGCGCGGCGCAAACACACCGCGGAAACTGTCGCGCCTTTATCTGAGGATGAACGTCAAATTCTGGACGGTATTTTGCACAGTAAAGAGTAA
- a CDS encoding YceI family protein codes for MMKKLFLLGCALTMAACSGAAETVSQTGSATPSTEMVNALPTVSGANIWTVDYSASTLQFNAVHAGNTFTGDFNSFSAVIKLDPENPEDGEVHVVVDIASVDANDDDRNANLPEKDWFNIKAFPYAKFSATDITRVSGNDYIARGDLSIKGISQPTQLDFQLTIDGDRAKASGTTTLMRPDFKLGTDSSDFKTEEWVAFPVKVRFVVSADRQ; via the coding sequence ATGATGAAAAAGCTATTTTTACTCGGCTGCGCCTTAACAATGGCAGCTTGCAGCGGCGCGGCTGAAACAGTTTCGCAAACAGGTAGCGCGACGCCGTCAACTGAAATGGTAAATGCACTTCCAACTGTCAGCGGTGCCAATATTTGGACTGTGGATTACAGCGCCAGCACATTGCAGTTTAATGCCGTGCATGCGGGAAACACCTTTACCGGTGATTTTAACAGCTTTTCTGCCGTGATTAAACTTGATCCTGAAAACCCCGAAGACGGTGAAGTTCATGTGGTCGTTGATATCGCCTCCGTTGACGCCAATGACGATGACCGCAATGCCAATCTTCCTGAAAAGGATTGGTTTAACATCAAAGCCTTTCCTTATGCCAAATTCAGCGCGACAGATATTACAAGAGTTAGCGGTAATGATTATATCGCGCGGGGTGATTTATCCATCAAGGGGATATCCCAACCGACGCAGCTTGATTTTCAACTGACTATTGATGGTGACCGCGCCAAGGCTTCGGGAACAACAACCCTCATGCGCCCTGATTTTAAACTAGGCACAGATAGCAGTGACTTTAAGACAGAAGAATGGGTTGCCTTCCCCGTGAAGGTGCGCTTTGTTGTAAGCGCAGATCGCCAATAA
- a CDS encoding DsbE family thiol:disulfide interchange protein: MIRRFAPLLVFAGLLAAFGFGLMRDDPRILESAMIDKPMPAFSLPSLYEPDVMLTEALFKGQVSLLNIFGSWCVACVQEHPTLMEISKSGAVPIIGVDWRDTREAGMRWLERYQDPYDQVIFDEGSLLAIDLGITGAPESFLIGKDGRIRYKHVGIITPKLWREEIKPLVDMLNAETES, translated from the coding sequence ATGATACGCCGTTTTGCTCCACTTCTTGTTTTTGCAGGGCTTCTTGCAGCTTTTGGCTTTGGCTTGATGCGCGATGATCCGCGCATATTAGAAAGCGCTATGATTGACAAACCCATGCCCGCGTTTTCGTTGCCCAGTCTGTATGAACCAGATGTGATGCTGACAGAAGCATTGTTCAAAGGCCAAGTCAGCCTGCTGAATATCTTTGGGTCTTGGTGTGTTGCCTGTGTGCAAGAGCATCCCACTCTCATGGAGATCAGCAAGTCTGGCGCTGTGCCCATCATTGGCGTTGATTGGCGCGACACGCGCGAGGCGGGTATGCGTTGGTTGGAACGTTATCAAGACCCGTATGACCAGGTCATTTTTGATGAAGGCAGTTTGCTGGCCATTGATTTGGGCATTACAGGCGCGCCCGAGAGCTTCCTTATCGGGAAAGACGGGCGAATCCGTTACAAGCATGTCGGCATTATCACACCCAAGCTTTGGCGCGAAGAAATTAAGCCCTTGGTCGATATGTTAAACGCGGAAACAGAATCATGA
- a CDS encoding phosphoenolpyruvate carboxylase: MAYDISKDVEDRKVAFRNIESLVKAISDDGLVARARRLRHRAGIKAIEALDADVEALCEAKAKDGFDAFKSWAEHAAQGIVLTAHPTFSLSRDIRDTLGEIASSEDGEFDDCLEHLKTLPYLPKRAPTLQEEHVDTQATLARMQVAIAAINGKILDTAKRLFPDSWTELTPCLVKIYSWVGYDIDGRTDISWGDALRLRLSEKSVQVQRYLMSAKIIDSAHGFDADGKKAVSELIKQLSNGYESSERDLVLFNQDLTDTDNLVAAANNLTRQSARRLRSTTALYPLIERAIKAAKSDAAKRQLILLRSDLRTYGLGTSRIHFRLNARHVTNAMRQEFGLSDNATDNRTMLLKASKLTKNVKPQPVNFASLALEKSTAHQQMILTAQIHKYIDDETPIRLLIAECEDSLTPLGMLYLARRYGLDKHLDISPLFETASALNNGGRIIDKMLSNPVYRDYIVSRGTFAIQTGFSDAGRFMGQIPATLAIERLQSHFAAAMAKHEMTDVTAIVFNTHGEGMGRGGHPGTLSERVDYVMSPWAMRQFEKRGIPLCHETSFQGGDGFLWFQTDTLARASVGSLIGARFADFSASEDDVFYTDRDFSWDVFRTIGSEQDSLYNDANYVGLLGGFGQNLLIPTGSRAAQRKKTTTDMFNPRQLRAIPHNAILQQFGVPANIFYGVGRATAIDPEKFATMYRDSARARSIFGLVITAMQRSNVSILTAYGRLLDPGFWVSRSLSGNEPRLALKSRDVSKTLIAQPWRSHIMDLANRLRLDIFDSLDFFCTYDHCLAFDNDDNLQILHALRLAVIMKMMIIATDLPAIGPEGTSQLNVLQKLQTLQVDNILNDLKERYPETREALKWTEKLTEKTDAPVAPAGGFPHITETVIKPLERASQLMRQITIAITHAYDAYG, translated from the coding sequence TTGGCCTATGACATTTCTAAGGATGTCGAAGATCGCAAAGTCGCCTTTCGCAATATCGAAAGCCTCGTAAAAGCGATATCTGATGACGGCTTAGTTGCGCGCGCGCGGCGGTTACGGCACCGTGCCGGTATCAAAGCGATTGAAGCGCTGGACGCCGACGTCGAGGCCTTATGCGAAGCCAAAGCCAAAGACGGCTTTGACGCATTTAAATCATGGGCTGAACATGCCGCGCAAGGTATCGTGCTGACCGCGCACCCGACCTTTAGCCTCTCTCGCGATATTCGTGATACATTGGGTGAAATCGCCTCAAGCGAGGACGGCGAATTTGATGATTGTCTAGAGCATCTTAAAACGCTGCCTTACCTGCCTAAACGCGCTCCGACACTGCAAGAAGAACATGTCGACACCCAGGCCACATTAGCACGCATGCAAGTCGCCATTGCGGCCATAAACGGCAAAATCCTTGATACCGCAAAACGACTTTTCCCGGATAGCTGGACGGAATTAACGCCTTGTCTTGTTAAAATTTATAGCTGGGTGGGTTATGATATTGATGGCCGCACTGACATTAGCTGGGGCGACGCCCTGCGGTTGCGCTTATCTGAAAAATCTGTGCAAGTGCAGCGATACCTCATGAGCGCTAAAATCATCGACAGCGCCCACGGTTTTGACGCTGACGGAAAAAAAGCGGTATCAGAGTTAATCAAACAACTATCCAATGGGTATGAGAGCTCTGAACGAGATTTGGTTTTGTTTAACCAAGACCTAACTGACACGGATAACCTTGTCGCAGCGGCCAATAATTTGACCCGTCAATCCGCACGCCGCCTGCGCAGCACAACGGCGCTTTATCCCCTGATTGAACGGGCCATAAAAGCGGCCAAATCCGACGCCGCCAAACGGCAGCTGATTCTGCTGCGTTCTGATTTGCGCACTTACGGCCTTGGTACCTCGCGTATCCATTTCCGCCTTAACGCGCGCCACGTGACTAATGCGATGCGCCAAGAGTTTGGGCTATCTGATAACGCGACAGATAATCGTACGATGCTTTTAAAAGCGTCGAAACTGACCAAGAACGTGAAACCTCAACCCGTTAATTTCGCCTCGCTGGCTTTAGAGAAATCTACCGCTCACCAGCAGATGATTTTAACGGCACAAATCCACAAATATATTGATGACGAAACCCCTATCCGCCTGCTGATTGCAGAATGCGAAGACAGCCTAACCCCACTGGGAATGCTTTATCTGGCGCGGCGTTACGGGCTCGATAAACATCTTGATATCTCGCCCTTATTTGAAACTGCGAGCGCGCTAAACAACGGCGGGCGTATTATTGATAAAATGCTGAGCAATCCCGTTTACCGCGATTACATTGTCTCGCGCGGGACCTTTGCTATTCAAACGGGTTTCTCTGATGCTGGGCGTTTCATGGGACAAATCCCGGCGACCCTCGCGATTGAGCGTCTACAAAGCCACTTTGCTGCCGCAATGGCCAAGCATGAGATGACAGATGTCACCGCGATTGTGTTTAACACGCACGGTGAAGGCATGGGGCGCGGTGGTCACCCCGGCACATTATCTGAACGCGTGGATTACGTCATGAGTCCGTGGGCCATGCGCCAATTTGAAAAACGCGGCATACCGCTGTGTCATGAAACCAGCTTTCAAGGCGGTGACGGCTTTTTATGGTTCCAAACAGACACACTGGCCCGTGCCAGTGTCGGCAGCCTGATAGGCGCGCGCTTTGCAGATTTTAGCGCGTCCGAAGATGACGTCTTTTATACTGATCGTGATTTCTCTTGGGACGTTTTTCGTACCATCGGCTCAGAACAAGACAGTCTTTATAATGACGCCAATTACGTCGGGCTTCTCGGTGGGTTTGGGCAGAACCTCTTAATTCCAACAGGGTCGCGTGCCGCGCAGCGCAAGAAAACGACGACGGATATGTTCAATCCGCGCCAGTTACGCGCCATTCCGCATAATGCGATTTTACAGCAATTTGGCGTGCCCGCGAATATCTTCTACGGCGTTGGCCGCGCAACCGCAATTGATCCCGAAAAATTTGCGACCATGTACCGCGATAGCGCGCGTGCACGCTCTATTTTCGGCTTGGTAATTACCGCGATGCAGCGTTCCAATGTGTCCATACTGACGGCTTATGGGCGTCTGCTTGACCCGGGTTTTTGGGTCAGCCGGTCCCTGTCAGGCAATGAGCCACGTCTTGCGCTTAAATCCCGCGACGTGAGCAAGACACTCATCGCGCAGCCTTGGCGGTCCCATATTATGGATCTCGCCAATCGCTTGCGACTTGATATCTTTGACAGTCTTGATTTCTTCTGTACCTATGATCATTGCCTTGCTTTTGATAATGATGACAATCTTCAAATCCTGCATGCGCTACGTCTTGCTGTGATTATGAAAATGATGATTATTGCAACCGACCTGCCAGCGATTGGACCGGAAGGGACATCACAGCTTAACGTGCTGCAAAAACTGCAAACGCTACAAGTTGATAATATTTTGAATGATTTGAAAGAGCGCTACCCCGAAACACGCGAGGCGTTGAAGTGGACGGAGAAGCTGACAGAGAAAACGGACGCCCCTGTCGCACCAGCGGGCGGCTTTCCGCATATCACAGAAACGGTGATTAAACCGCTAGAGCGTGCAAGCCAATTGATGCGTCAAATCACAATTGCCATTACCCATGCTTATGATGCCTATGGCTAG
- a CDS encoding NADH:flavin oxidoreductase, whose protein sequence is MTNALFSPFSVRGLTVPNRIVMAPMTRSFSPNGVPGDNVADYYERRAAHDVGLIITEGTTVDRLGAGNDENVPMFHGDEALAGWKTICERTQAAGGKIAPQLWHTGMMRKAGTGHFPDAVTDSPSGLTHHGKAVMDAPSEADVDDMVMSFARSAKHAADLGFDAIEIHGAHGYLIDEFFWGVMNQREDRYGGDLAQRATFAADVIRECRKAVGANMPIILRFSQWKQQEFTAKLAETPAELEAFLKVFVDAGVDVLHCSQRRYQEPEFEGSTLNLAGWAKKLTGLPTITVGSVGLNSDFIGAFRGQDSGAASLDDVIERLERGEFDMVAVGRALLQDPEWASKVKAGDFDKLSDYDAKALHTLY, encoded by the coding sequence ATGACCAACGCCTTATTCTCCCCATTTTCTGTTCGCGGCCTGACTGTACCCAACCGTATTGTCATGGCCCCCATGACGCGTAGCTTTAGCCCTAATGGCGTGCCCGGCGATAATGTGGCGGACTATTACGAGCGCCGTGCAGCCCATGATGTTGGACTGATTATCACAGAGGGCACAACGGTTGACCGCCTTGGTGCGGGGAATGATGAAAATGTGCCAATGTTTCACGGCGATGAGGCCCTAGCGGGATGGAAGACAATCTGCGAGCGCACGCAGGCGGCTGGCGGTAAAATCGCGCCGCAACTTTGGCACACGGGTATGATGCGCAAAGCTGGCACAGGTCATTTCCCTGATGCCGTAACCGATAGCCCGTCTGGTCTGACCCATCACGGAAAAGCGGTTATGGACGCGCCGTCAGAGGCTGATGTCGATGATATGGTTATGTCCTTTGCGCGCTCGGCCAAACACGCAGCGGACCTCGGTTTTGATGCCATAGAAATTCACGGTGCGCATGGTTACTTGATTGATGAGTTTTTCTGGGGTGTGATGAACCAACGCGAAGACCGTTACGGCGGTGACTTAGCACAGCGCGCAACTTTTGCGGCTGACGTCATTCGTGAATGCCGCAAAGCGGTCGGGGCGAACATGCCGATTATCTTGCGCTTTTCACAATGGAAACAACAAGAGTTTACTGCAAAGTTGGCCGAGACGCCTGCCGAACTAGAAGCGTTTTTAAAGGTGTTTGTCGATGCAGGCGTTGATGTCTTGCACTGTTCGCAACGCCGTTATCAAGAGCCAGAGTTTGAAGGTTCAACCCTTAACCTAGCGGGCTGGGCGAAAAAGCTGACAGGGCTGCCGACGATTACGGTGGGCTCTGTCGGGCTAAACTCTGATTTTATTGGTGCGTTTCGTGGTCAAGACTCCGGGGCCGCGTCACTGGATGATGTGATTGAGCGGCTAGAGCGCGGAGAATTTGATATGGTGGCTGTGGGCCGCGCGCTTTTGCAAGACCCGGAATGGGCGTCCAAAGTCAAAGCGGGTGATTTTGATAAGCTGTCAGATTATGATGCGAAAGCGCTTCATACACTTTACTAA